The sequence below is a genomic window from Ficedula albicollis isolate OC2 chromosome 2, FicAlb1.5, whole genome shotgun sequence.
TGGCTTATGTGCAGGTAATTTACAAAGTCACAGAAAGGCAATTACTAGGAAAAGCATAACGAGAATGCAAGAGAACATACAGCTAAACATCAAACCAATTGAGTCAATAGTCCAATAAGGAAATTATGGGCACAAAAACATTGAACATGGACAAGGGTAAAGATAGTTAGATTTACAGATGTCTCATGGAACGACACGTGAGCTTTTATTTAAGAGTGAAATGGATCCTCTTTACTGAGGTGAGCTAGACTTGGTATGCATTCATGCATGGGATTATAAACATTGACACCTTTCAGTTTCCTTTAGCATTCAGCAAGTTCCTTGGAGGGAAAACCCCCCTTTTGAACGCTTTGTAAAACACAATCTACATTTAATGTACCATGTTAAAAATggcaaacaataaaaacaaatacttACACCATTCAGTACCTCCCATACACTCAGGCTCCTCACTGTGTTCTCTTTTCAGCTCTGTCATCTTCTCTGGTGACTGAAATACCTCACTCTTCTTCATCATATAACTTCTTTGAATGTTCATGTTTCATGCTTAAAAAGCAATCTCAATGGGAACTGAGAAGTTCCTTAAACACAAGCTGAACTTACCGTCAATTAATGTTTATAATCAGAAGAAGTACAGCCCTACAATAATTCAAAATGCAATGCTGACAAAACGAGATCCCTGTCAAAACAGCGTGCTGTCCTCATGGGTGATGCTCACAAAACAAGCCAGATAACAGCATGTTGCTTGTGAAAGACCCAAGGCCACCAGTATTTCTAACTTggccagctctctgctctggtggTCTCATGCAGCCCTAAAAGGAGTGCCAGCCACCCACCAGGCACAGTGTGGTGTGATGAGACAAAGCAACAGCTACCTTCCTTCCATGAGAAGAGTTTGTCAAATTGCTTCCTGATGCCATTGGtcagtgcagccacagcagcaaagTGCTCCTAGTGCAAATCTAGTTTCACTGTCAGGTACCACaaaattcccattccagcaCTAAAATGCCTGCAATCATTTTGACTTGAAGGACATGTGTCTATTTGATGTGTCTTGTAGCATTCAGATATTCCCCAAGAACCATTATATTTAGGACCTCCTTCATCTAGGACTACATGGCTGGAAGTTGTTGGCTGCTGGAAGTTGACTAGAGAAGACCATAGCATTATTTGTCTTCTTGAAATTAAGCACATAAAGCTGAAAACCATGACATAATTAAAAGGTAAGTAAAAATTTTTCCTCTAAACCTCTGATTTAGCTTAAGGCAAGGAAATTCATGGTATTTGCATATGATGcactcaagaaaaaaaattcaagtcttACTACACATCTTAGTCTTGTTTAAAAATGATGCAAGTCTTcctttaggaaagaaaaatgagcaatCCCCAAAGTTCTtcacccaaaaatccccaaacaacTTTGCAGTTACTTGGCAAACAAccaacagcaaagcaaagaacTTGCCAAGCCACAAAAGTGATGGGCTGTTAGTCAAATGCACCAGCGCTCTTTGGTGATATGTAGCTTGTCAAAGCAATGTTTGCTTATGAGAAACATGAACACAGGGTATTACTGACCTGTTCAACCTGTTCAATTCcaacacagcacagggcagcttgGTTTAACGTTACAAAGACCTCTGACACTCTTTACAAGATCTGCAGGAATTCAAGTTCCCTCGTTACAAGCtttgaggaattaaaaaatatgtcaGAGGAACAAGACATCAGCTTTCTTCCtcattcaaaatatttggaagtTATTTGCTTAGTGATTTTCATGATCCCACTTCTGACAATCAGCATTTTCCTCCATACAATCTAACGCTTCTACAGAAGAACATCACATTTTCAGTTGTATGTCTTCTCTTACTACTTTAAGTCATAATCCCCAAATAAACATTACTGGTTTTCTTACTACTGTAAAATAGTGGAGATTGTTAGAAAAAAGACAGTCAAACCAAACACACAGATTGGACTGGAACTTATTGCAACCCTAGTAATTCTCcttcatgaaaagaaattatttttccttctaggAATGCCATTTGTATTGACTCACAACATTCAGCAAGCAaggtctcctgctgctgccactggcaCTGGGCTTTGCCCTGGCACATGGTGGGGCTCCTTGTAGACATGTGCCTGATGGAAGAGGGGAGACAAGCTTTGACCAtgacagctctgcagtttgTTGAATTCTTCAGTGGCAACACCATTTCCATGTTGGTGTCACCCACCTCTCCTGAAAACAGGCTCCTCTCTGTAAATTTCCCAGGTTATCAAGAGTAAAAGTGGCACAGGCTTTAGGTGCTGGGTAGTACAAGGCAGAGCAATTCTAGAAGAAAGAGAACATTTTCCAAAACAGTCAGTGAGTTGTACTCACTGTATTGATCCTAGAAAACACACATGGGATGATCCTGGATTGGCTACAAACTGACCCTTGACTGGAATCAGGAACAATTTTCATGTGTGACAATCAGAGAGGAGAAACTTTTTTACAACGTTCAGAAATGGTCCCTCTGCTCCTACAGAAATGTCCAGTAGTAGTGCTCATTACTCAGACAGAAGATAAAACTGGTTAAGCACTGAGAATTTCTGAAATCCCATCTTAGGAAGTTTTTACATACCAGGATGCAGCCATCTTGTTGACagtataaaagaaaagaaaaaatgtgtacagtgaaacaaaatgcaatagaaataaaaggatGCAAGAACAGTAATCTGCAGTACTACAAAGATGcaatggagaaaagaaattccTTGGCATCCAGAAACTATGCCTTAGAGTCTCACTAATAATACTCCTACATTTTAAGTACCAGGCAGATCTCCTGATCTGTAGGTAACTCATGAGCAATTGCTGTTTGTTCGGGGTTTACTAAATTTTGAGCAACGTGACTACTGATGAATCAGTGTAATCCAGTGCAGTACAGTGCAGACTAATTAGTAATGCAGTGCAGATCTCCTTTAAGCCCTCCCCAAAATTTAACCATTATTATAGATAGATCAGTGCAAAAGTATTTCTTCTATGTACAGCACCAattaaaaaagccattttccatAAGAAACTGTCCAAAGCAATAGGAGTATTCTAATGCTATTGTGTAAATTCCAGTTCCTTCTTCCTTTGAATGCTATGTTTTGTCCTAGATTATCAGAGTTTCTAAGCCATTAATGAGCACCTTTCACTGGAGCATGTAAGTATACTTTGTACTTCTGAAAAGTCACATGgacattaatataaaaaaagtaaacaaaacccTAAAATGAGAAAACAGTAACTGGAGGCTTAGAGACTTTTAGATGAGGAACAGTTGAAacttgcatttatttcattCCGCAGCTGCAACTTGCATCAGCAAGACTGTATAACAATGATCAGCACAAAAACATTCTCTGAAAATATCTAAGGAACAGAGACTTTCATGACACAATGAGAATACGACAACTCATAAAACAAGTTTACAAAATTAAGAATTACAGAGCTACAGACAAGACTAAATTACAGAATGCTTGCTGAGAAGATATTATTAAGGAAACACAGCCTTCTACCAAGTTTTCATCATTTTAAGAACAGTATTTTCACTTGGGTTAGGTAAGGGAAAAGTTTGACTGTCTGCAGGGAACAGCCTATGAGTCGCCTGGCAGCGGAAGGAAATCCCTGAGACATGTACATCCATGTGCTATCGCAAGTGGAAAAAGAGGTAGGCAGGAGTTCCCTCCCTGATGTATCTGCCTCTGATGGTTATCCAAAAGCAAATACCAGGCTTTGAGCTCATCTGGCCTGGCTGTTTTAATCCTTTAGCACATTTCAGTTGGATCTTTTCACTGGTAATAGTCAAACATACTGCTTGCTTTCTTCTATGCCTAATACAACAGACCTGACATTACAGCAGATACTGTTCTGGCAAGTCCCCCCTGCTGCACTCAGGGACCTAGGCAGAGAcagattgctgctgctgaaaactgCTTTCTCACACTTGTGTTCCAGCTCTAATATTTTTCCACTGGGCAAAATTACCGTAGGTGCTTTTCTACTACTGGcagaaagaaacattaaataaaaaacagcagTACCCTGCTTCTTTCCTGAGGCTCTCTTTTCAGGCTGTTTTTAGAAAAATGAAGTAGAAGTATCTGGggtatttttcagtttctgtattGTCTCTAACATCTCTCTCCCTCCTCATGTTCTGTTCTCCCCACTCTGTACCCTTCTGTCAGCAGTTCCCAATGCAGACTCTAGTTTTCCATATGTGAGAAAACATAACCGACTTcttgctacaaaaaaaaaaaaaaaaaaaaattaaaaggggaaaaaaaaggcagtttggCCAAAATGAGTTCAAGACATTCCACAAGTTCAATGTCAGCATGCCTTATACAGTTTGACTCAGCCTGCATTCTGCAGGATTGATCCCAACAGGCACACTTGCCCTGGGTGAAGAGTCCCCCTGAAAGGTTAAAATTCCTGCAATAGCTACCAGGTAGGCAAAAAGAGATAAGGCAGCAGATAACAGGGAACTTCGTGGCATTTCCTGCAGTCACCCTCCCGTAGGAGCTGGCTTTGGTCCATTTAAAGTATTTGGTTTATTTAAGCCTAACCACATGTAACTACACTCAGGAAGAGGCAACTTGCGACTTGTACTACCCAGCACCTAAACGGGGCGTTTAGTTTCACATACACAAGTAACAAAAATAGATAAAACACAGAGATAAACAGACATCACACAAAATCCGTGAAACGTCAAACCCCGTTAAGGTATTAACACACACGGAAGCATATAGCGTGTAtaatgtatgtgtgtatataggTGTGGAGGCTGATTAGCCTGCCCCGGTGGGTATACATGTCTGATTCCCAGTTTCTGTGCGGCTGGAGCCGGCCGGGACCCGCGGGGCAGGTGAGCGGCGCTGGGTGCGGGGGGCAGCCCGGCCCCCAAGGAGTTACGGAGCGATTACTTCATGTTCCAGCGGCCGCCTTCAGCCACCCCCCCCCCGGCCCGTTTCACAATCCCGGCTCTCGAGCAGCCCCGTCAAGCCGGGCGCGCTCCGTGAGCACACACCCCCCGTGTTCTCATGCCGGATTTTCCCAGGCCATGAATAATCTCGAAGCCCCCTCAATAAATACACGTTCAGGGATGCCCGGAGCTCACTCACCCCGCCAGCCTCGCCGACGACAAGGGGCCACAGCagccgaggggggggggggggggggggggggggggggggggggggggggggggggggggggggggggggggggggggggggggggggggggggggggggggggggggggggggggggggggggggggggggggggggggggggggggggggggggggggggggggggggggggggggggggggggggggggggggggggggggggggggggggggggggggggggggggggggggggggggggggggggggggggggggggggggggggggggggggggggggggggggggggggggggggggggggggggggggggggggggggggggggggggggggggggggggggggggggggggggggggggggggggggggggggggggggggggggggggggggggggggggggggggggggggggggggggggggggggggggggggggggggggggggggggggggggggggggggggggggggggggggggggcggctggCGCAGCTGCTGCACGACCGGGCGAAACATCTGCGGGACGAGGTGGGTACGGCCGCACACGCTCACACGCACGGCCCGGCCGCCGCCGCCTCCTGACAAGGCGCGACCAAACCTCTCCGTGTCTCTCCCCAGATGTGCGAGAAGTTCACCGTCTGCCAGAACAGCGTGGAAGTGCTCCTCCGCAACAACCTCAACCTCCCCAAGGTGACGGAGGAAGATGGGTGTCTGCTCGCCGGCTTCAATGAGGCAAGGAACCGCTCTCCTTTCTGCTCTAGTCCTGTATACCTGGGGCAGGTTTTGCCTGCTCAAAACAACTCTGGAAGTTGACCTAAAGATTTGTGCCGGCTCTGGCCAGTCCTCCAAACTATATAAGCATCGTCTGCTAACCTGAATACAGCATTGAGATCAAGGCATTTTGAACTCTTGAGTGACTTTCTCACCTTTCTCTCATTTCAGGATAAATGCTTGAGAAAAATCTCCAGCGGGCTTTATACATTTCAGACATACCTCAAATACATACAAGAAACCTTTACTAGTGAAAACCAAAATGTTGAATCGCTATCCTATAGTACAGCGCACCTGGCACGTACCATAAGACGAATGGTGAGTTGGTTTTGAATCCACTCTGAtaatttttgtggtttaatACTGATGTGAAGTCAGAAATAGAGGATGCTATGTTTCAGTTCCTTGAATAAACAGGTGATAGTTCCTTATGCTCAGATCTTACCCTTGTGACTTAGAGGTTTTAcaaagttttgctttcttttcttaaagaaacaACTCTTCCTACTTTCTATTGTTACTTTTAATTTCCAAACCAACTATATGCACCACTGTTTTAAGAGCAAATATATTAAACTGGCTGATAGAAATAAGATTTCTCAGGGAGCTTGTTTCTAATTGCAGAACTTCAATTCAGCCCCTTCTAATGTGAGAACCCACTGAGAAGTAAAAATCAGCAACTTATTTAAaagcccattaaaaaaaaaaaaaaagccaagaaccCACTGAGAAGTAAAAATCAGCAACTTATTTAAAagcccataaaaaaaaaaaaaaagccaagtatatttttacaattattattatttctctttaaaactcTCCAAACCAGACATTTAAGCCAAGCTGTATGGTATACTGAGATATTGCTACCAATACACCAGACAGCTCCTTactgaaaaacacagattttgcttgtaaaaaatcttctttcatAAAAATACCCACTTCTCTCTTGATTTGATGAACTAAAATGCTGTTAGTTTCTGATAGacatttttcaggttttggaGAGCTTTGAAAGACCACACTTCAAAAATTCACTTAATTCCTGTAGTTCTTGCTCATCTTAATAATCCTTAATATGAACACTTCTTTTTGTCTTTGGGGAAGCCTTTTGCCTAATTAAAAAATCACCTAATTAAAAATCACCCAGGTAAGGACTGCAGAAGTCTTGGGGCATTATTTCCTTCCAGGCAATTTTCAGCACGAGAAAAGCCTATTGTGTATTGTGTGTTTGCCATACCTTTCCTAACATATTTACTTATGCCCATCATTCTTTATGTGAAAGGAAGCTGAACTGCTTTTTTTCACACTGTGTTAGCTGAGAATAATAGTCCTGTCATAAGACAGCAACTGATTACTGGCTTCCAGCTTGATACACAAGTTTGCAGAAAGTTTGTTTCATAACTGAGAGAGACTAGGTTCTTTGGGTTGGGTTTGAGGCTTTGGacgactttttttttttttgaccaaGGTAATCAAAACAGGCAGAATTAAACACAGCAATCAAAAGCAAAACCTGCACTTGTAGAAACTATGGAGTTTTTGAGAAAAAGCCTTGATCTTCAGGTTGGCAATTTTTCTTTGTGAGAGAAAAATCTGCTATTTAAGGCAAGGACAGCAAAGCCAAAATCCATCGCTTGTGGTTAAATACATCCACCAGCATGATACCTGCCTGGATATCCAGACACAGACTTTAACAGCGTACAAC
It includes:
- the IL6 gene encoding interleukin-6, whose translation is MCEKFTVCQNSVEVLLRNNLNLPKVTEEDGCLLAGFNEDKCLRKISSGLYTFQTYLKYIQETFTSENQNVESLSYSTAHLARTIRRMVINPEEVIIPDAATQESLHTKLKTTKDWTEKITIHLILRDFTSFMEKTVRAVRYLKNTRSFSV